A region of Streptomyces cinnamoneus DNA encodes the following proteins:
- a CDS encoding N-acetylmuramoyl-L-alanine amidase, giving the protein MSNGSVFHGVLSRAPRRPAAGAAALFLAVGVLTACSGEPGGPAARRDDARGPVAASSPAAQPPRQRPQPSEPSGAPPWSAPAESPSSAPSPQDAPQAADGPLKGKVVVVDPGHNVHNSEHTAEINRQVDIGNGRKECDTTGTETDAGYAEAAFSLDVAHRLRALLRARGATVTLTHDGDRPWGPCVTERADIGNKAHGDAAVSIHADGAAVGQRGFHVILPAQVHAGRADTSAIVGPSKELGARIAGNFVRSTGTPASNYVGGGTGLDTRGDLGGLNLSVIPKVFIECGNMKDPRDAASLTDASWREKAAQGIADGITDFLRG; this is encoded by the coding sequence GTGTCCAACGGCAGCGTGTTCCACGGCGTCCTCTCCCGCGCACCCCGGCGTCCGGCGGCCGGGGCGGCCGCGTTGTTCCTGGCCGTCGGCGTGCTGACGGCCTGCTCGGGCGAGCCGGGCGGCCCGGCGGCGCGGCGGGACGACGCGCGGGGGCCCGTCGCCGCGTCCTCGCCGGCCGCGCAGCCGCCCCGCCAGCGGCCGCAGCCGTCCGAGCCGTCCGGCGCACCGCCGTGGTCGGCGCCCGCCGAGTCGCCGTCCTCCGCGCCCTCGCCGCAGGACGCCCCGCAGGCGGCCGACGGGCCGCTCAAGGGCAAGGTCGTCGTCGTCGACCCCGGCCACAACGTCCACAACAGCGAGCACACCGCCGAGATCAACCGTCAGGTCGACATCGGCAACGGCCGCAAGGAGTGCGACACCACCGGCACCGAGACCGACGCCGGTTACGCCGAGGCCGCCTTCAGCCTCGACGTGGCGCACCGCCTCCGGGCGCTGCTGCGGGCGCGCGGCGCCACGGTCACCCTCACCCACGACGGCGACCGGCCGTGGGGGCCCTGCGTGACCGAGCGGGCCGACATCGGGAACAAGGCCCACGGGGACGCCGCCGTGTCGATCCACGCGGACGGCGCGGCCGTCGGCCAGCGGGGCTTCCATGTGATCCTGCCCGCACAGGTGCACGCGGGGCGGGCGGACACCTCGGCCATCGTCGGCCCGTCCAAGGAGCTGGGCGCCCGCATCGCGGGGAACTTCGTCCGTTCGACCGGGACCCCGGCGTCCAACTACGTCGGCGGCGGCACGGGCCTCGACACCCGCGGTGACCTGGGCGGCCTCAACCTCTCGGTCATCCCCAAGGTGTTCATCGAGTGCGGCAACATGAAGGACCCGCGGGACGCCGCCTCGCTCACCGACGCGAGCTGGCGCGAAAAGGCGGCGCAGGGGATCGCGGACGGCATCACGGACTTTCTGCGCGGGTAG
- a CDS encoding response regulator transcription factor has translation MIKVLLAEDQGMMRGALALLLGLEDDIEIVAQVGDGDEILPRALELRPDIALLDIELPGRSGLDAAADLRARLPECRVLILTTFGRPGYLRRAMEAGACGFLVKDGPVEELAATIRRVLAGERVIDPALAAAALSAGPNPLTQRERDVLAAAVDGATVADIAAKVHLSPATVRNYLSAAIGKTQTRNRMEAVRAARQNGWL, from the coding sequence GTGATCAAGGTACTGCTGGCCGAGGACCAGGGGATGATGCGCGGCGCGCTGGCGCTGCTGCTGGGCCTGGAGGACGACATCGAGATCGTCGCCCAGGTGGGTGACGGTGACGAGATCCTCCCCCGCGCCCTCGAACTGCGCCCCGACATCGCCCTGCTGGACATCGAGCTCCCGGGCCGCAGCGGCCTCGACGCCGCGGCCGACCTGCGGGCGCGGCTGCCGGAGTGCCGGGTGCTGATACTCACCACCTTCGGCCGGCCCGGCTATCTGCGCCGGGCCATGGAGGCGGGCGCCTGCGGCTTCCTCGTCAAGGACGGCCCGGTCGAGGAACTGGCGGCGACGATCCGCCGGGTGCTGGCCGGCGAGCGCGTCATCGACCCGGCGCTCGCCGCGGCCGCCCTCAGCGCCGGGCCGAACCCGCTGACCCAGCGCGAGCGCGACGTGCTGGCGGCGGCCGTGGACGGGGCGACCGTCGCCGACATCGCGGCGAAGGTGCACCTGTCGCCCGCGACGGTCCGCAACTACCTGTCGGCCGCGATCGGCAAGACCCAGACGCGCAACCGCATGGAGGCGGTGCGGGCGGCACGCCAGAACGGCTGGTTGTAG
- a CDS encoding class I SAM-dependent methyltransferase: MAQPKPETLAAFEAAKGFMPVDEGLALYSAAARAAGQGLPLLEVGTYCGRSTILLADAAREGGTVAVTVDHHRGSEEQQPGWEYHDPSVVDHEPGVGRMDTLPTFRRTLYRAGLEDHVIAVVGRSPQVAKVWQTPLGLVFIDGGHTDEHANADYEGWAPHVAPDGLLVIHDVFPDPADGGQAPYRVYRRALESGAFTEVSVTRSLRVLRRTGHGV; encoded by the coding sequence ATGGCGCAGCCCAAGCCCGAGACACTCGCCGCCTTCGAAGCGGCCAAGGGGTTCATGCCCGTGGACGAAGGGCTCGCCCTGTACTCCGCCGCCGCGCGGGCCGCCGGGCAGGGACTCCCCCTGCTCGAAGTGGGCACCTACTGCGGCCGGTCCACCATCCTCCTGGCCGACGCCGCCCGCGAGGGCGGCACCGTCGCCGTCACCGTCGACCACCACCGGGGCAGCGAGGAGCAGCAGCCGGGGTGGGAGTACCACGACCCCTCGGTCGTGGACCACGAGCCGGGCGTCGGGCGGATGGACACCCTGCCCACCTTCCGGCGGACGCTCTACCGGGCCGGGCTGGAGGACCACGTCATCGCCGTCGTCGGACGCTCCCCGCAGGTGGCGAAGGTCTGGCAGACGCCCCTCGGACTGGTGTTCATCGACGGCGGGCACACCGACGAGCACGCGAACGCGGACTACGAGGGGTGGGCGCCCCACGTCGCCCCCGACGGGCTGCTCGTCATCCACGACGTCTTCCCCGACCCCGCGGACGGCGGCCAGGCCCCGTACCGCGTGTACCGCAGGGCCCTTGAGTCCGGGGCGTTCACCGAGGTCTCGGTGACGCGCTCGCTGCGCGTACTGCGGCGTACGGGTCACGGCGTCTGA